The Lytechinus variegatus isolate NC3 chromosome 7, Lvar_3.0, whole genome shotgun sequence genome includes the window GCATAAAAAAGGCGAGTCTGTACCGGCTCGCGGATCTGCACCACAAGCCGGTGCAACGTGTAAACATGGTATGTGTGAGGTTGTGCTTATTTGGAATGAGGCTTGGTAATTTAATGAATCCTAAAGCTTTTGTAGTTATgcaaattttctttcttttccatggTCATGTGAACAGGTGCAGGAGTTTCACACTGGGGTCGAATCTTCAGGTTCAATAGTTCTTAGTAGAGACCAAGAAGTTCCTTCATCagggggcctgtttcataaagtctAACAACTATAtattgtaactttgtcattattgtaactacaccatggaaacctttattgtgattggctgctatAAGCCCCATTACCATGGttgttgccataatggcaaagttacaaaagttgtaactcttcatgaaatgggcCCTGGCCTGGACTATCAATATCAAAGAAGAAGTACTCATCACAATCCTGACTGTTGCAGATGTGTCTCGTGCCTGAGAGATCATCGATAAGTAAGTACCATTAGCTGTAACCATCTCTTGCATTTTGAAATGGTATGGACATATGGGTATTCTGTATGAAGTATGTAATAGGTGCAGacatcacctacatgtatttccagaTTGTGTGTATAGAGTACCAAATCAATGACATAGAAAACTTGATATGCATTTCATTGTTTAATACACCATATTTTGGATGAGCATGATGAATTTGGCTTTGAAGAAATATAATCTGATTTTCTTGTCAAAGTCTTATGATTTCTTACAACTACCCATTATTAAGGAATTACTATGATACTATGACCAATATTCAGATTAGTTAATGGCCCTGTCACATTGTTCCGTGCAAGCCTTGTGGATGAGTTGCGGTCAATCACCTGCAACTCACCCGCaaaaaagttttgagcatgttcaaaacttttctgtGCGCAAATCAGACTTGCGTGTACTTCTGCGGGCAACGTGTGTGAGATACTGTTCATGCAGGCGACCTATGGGTAGCATAAATAGTCACACGCAAGGCACAGAACGATGTGACAGAGCCTTCAGGGATGGCAAAGTTGAGAAGAAAAGCTGGTTTGCCAGGATGACATCAGGTTGAAGATGTAGAAATTGACACCCAACCCCAAAAGTCATGATCTAAGCGTTGActtctaaattttttttatttctataagCTTTGTACAGTGGTTATTCAATGGGTTAAATTAAGTTTCactatatatattcaaaatgcTGTGGAATCAGGAAAGTCATTGTGAAATCCTGTGTGTTGAGAAGTGGAAGGAACATTTGTTATCCGGTTGACAACTGAATTCAGCAATTCTCATTAATAGGCTTTATACAGGAATCATTCAGTTCCAGTCAGCAACAGATTAAATTGCTTGATTTAATCTGACTGATAATCAAACTGTAGAGCTGGACTGTGTAGTTCTATTGGCAGAACCTGTGTTATGAAGAAGAGCTTTGAGCCATTCAGAAGGATGAGGGATATCCCAGAACCTGCAGGTTAACATGCATTTAAAGACTACCTTGAATCGAGGGTGCCTTGCTGCATAGATCATTGGGTTCAAACAATTGGGAAGAACCACAAGAACAGCTAGGTAGGCTGTGTATAAGCCATACATTGATGCAAACAGGTTTAGGGTATATGGCAGAACGCAGATGAAGAATACCACTACAATCACAGCCAAGTTCTTGGTGATGTTGATTTGCTTGATGCTTGGGCCTTTCGATGGCATCTTTCTGTTGGTTTGATCTTTCATTTCTAAGTTTTCACTTGATTCTCTGAGGGTGTTTCCTGTCTTCTTGACATGTCTTCGGACACAGCGATAGATTGCTGCGTAGCAGTAGGCTATGATGATGGAGCAACTGATGAAGATAACCGAGCCTATGCTTTGAAACACAATGGCTAAAGGATGTTCCAAATCCCAGATACACGACCTGAAGACAGGATCATACACTATATCACCTGTTGCAGGAATGAGCTGAGGAGTCACCAAAACCAGGAATGGAAACATCCATAGCAGTGCTACCATGAAGATGTTTCCACAGTGTGTGTAGATCCTCTGCTGAACTCTCTTAGTCTTAGTGATGACGATATAACGGTTGACTGCAATGGCTGTTAGAGTCAGGATGCTGGTTGAGTTTGTCCAGATGAATAAGGCTCCCACGAGGGAACACAGTCCTTTCCTGAAAGGCCAGCCAGACTCGGAGAGCACTGAAGCACCTTGAAATGGCAGAGTAATGGCGGAAATGAAGTCAGATATTGATAGACTCACCACAAAGACATTGGTGGAGTTCTGGAGACCCTTTGAGAGAGCAACCGCCAGGAACACCATTAAGTTCCCAACAATGCCCAGTATTCCAATGGTAATGGTCAGGGAAGCAATGACTTCAACATGAGTTTGGCTGGTGTAGATCAAGGGTAAAGTTGGTTGAAAAGCTGTAGTAACATTCAAAGTGTTATCCATTTGGGCTGTGTACAAGTCATCCATGATTAATCACACAGCAGGCAAAACTCCTGACgagaaattaagaaataaagcaatatttgtTAAGGTTCTAAAGATAAAGATTATAGTTTAAAGGCCTATAAAGTTTTGTATTTGGACAtaaattattatgaatattatataCCTTACCAATTTATGCAACAGTTTTCCagttaaaaacaaatttcccTTATAGTTCAAGTGTGGTCAATCAATATATGTCGTCAAAGGATTAAATTACCTTGTGTCCACTCTGCAGgattcttatatttttcatcattgcaTTAGTCAAGAGGAAATTGCTCAACTTGCCTTGCCAGAATCTATGTTGTATTTCCTGTGTACTTCCTATGTTCACATCCATTGAAGACTAcaacaagaaatatattttttatctgtCCAccctttttgaagaaaaaaaatatcaaagatgaCACATTTACAAAAAATCTCACTGCACCACAGTATTCCAGTCAGCTCACCTATACtgttaaacattttatttaaatgttATAATGTCAAGTTTAGTTAACCTGTCATTTCATCAAATTGTAATTGTCCTTGGTGCTTCGTACCTGCAGAAAAGCACATCCTGGTCATATCATGTTATATCAATATCCTCTTTCCTGTCCTTCCTATCTTAGGACAGGTTAATATGATCTCCAtacaacatgtacatgaaaatttgaaagagtTTTATCAAGATTATTTggtaaaatacaaaaagtatGCCTTTTAATTgtatgttgaatttttttaattcaattatttaGATTTTATTCTGCTTGtagaaatgaaagtaaaaataacaattatgaaaattctatctaattatattgtaaaattctatttattcattcaatcattcatttaacattgattttaaaactaaaaaatgtGAGAATGTCATTATGatgctatttttttatattgcacaggtaatcacatttttttttggcagcAGCCTTGAATTCATGGTTTCACTTTAATTTTCTATCTCAGGACATGAGGAGATCCGATCCTGTTATTTCCAGATCATGGCAGACCTCTTCTGTCTGAAGGTGAGTATTACATTTATGAAACCAATAGATATAACCAATAAAAGACAAATATTTCAGTCTTACTGCTTACTTTCTCACTGTCAACATAGtcaggaatttttttttgtttgctttttgctttttcattttttttcattacaagcAAGTTACTTATGATAcaagagaaaaatgaataaagattgCATTTTGGTTGTGCCGTGACATTGAAATTACCAGTAGAAAATTAAAGTCATGAAAAATGAGGATGCCATTCAGATCTAAAATTACAATTGTATTGATGTATCATGATTTGAGTGATATAACCAGGAAAAATGTAGTAATAAAACTCATTTTCTCGGAAGCTATCCTATCACTTCCTTGTGCCATTTTGTGGTCCATGGCAGCGAGTAATTTTGCTGATGAAAATAGATAAGCTCGCTGTGTTCATACCACAGGTTGGCATTCTTTCAAAAGCATATTATGGAGGTGTTTCAAGATTGCCCCACATGTACATGAACTTGAATAGTAGTTCGTCTTTAATTGAAATTTTCtggaaattcatatttttaatctagtaggaaatatggaatattaatattttcagggTCAATAGACGTTATATAAATCCtatgttttattgttgtttttaatatttgtatatttttgtataaattcCTTTAGTTACACTGTTAAacattctttttatcattttattcgtcacagattttgtaaataatgaatgcaaattctaattttttaaaatgcttTGTGATGTAATGAACATTCGCTTCTTTACTCCACTCACTGTAGTTGAAATAAAGTCAATAGTCTGCCTGCATTTTCTATGAATGAGCACTGACAAATATATACCGTTATATAATttgccaattaaaaaaaaaaataaggctGTGGAAGCACTGGTTGAATCAGAACGTGAGTTAAGAGCATGCATCTTATATTCAATCCAATGACAATTGCGCAACCTGCTATACAGCCACCAGGCATAAATCGTGACTTTATGAGCAACAAATCTTCTGATTAAGTTTTCATGCAATCGCCTTTGCACCTTGAGCTGTTGATATGGGAATTTCAGTCTACCATCTGTTCTGTTTAGGTATTTTCTACTCACCGTATTTGCATGCGAAGAACATTGGCAGACTCTTAAATCTCAAATTAAACCCATTTTGTCTTTAATAGGGTAATAGTGAAAAAATTAAAAGCAGAAATGATGTCAAAACTCCAGCTGTTTGAACTGTAGCATAAATGGGGAAATTAAAAGGGTGCCAAACGTTTTGAACGATAATATGACTTACATTGAGGAAAGTGATCTGGATATCCTCATCATTGCCCCATCATTACCTTGTATATAACATTGtatattaaaagaataaatgaaaaggATATGATATTGATACTTGAGTGTCAAACTCCTGTCCTGTGCACATTTAACTGCATAATACAGGCAAGACTTGTGGAGGCATTCCACTTATTATCAGAGTgtgcatattttttattcatgattttcatttgtgGAACTCAAACcaaatgaatgataattttCTCACTTTCTTCACAGCAAAGTATCGGTACCTATGGACTGACTGGGCTTGTCTATCTACTTTGCTTCATGATGCTCAAAGCACTACACCACTCTTAACCATCATTGATAAGGGTGTCTCAAGGGACAAGGCTTGGCTGGAGATGAATGGTGCTCTGATGAATCCACTCAATCCAGTGAAAGGAATCATTAGTGAGTAGTAGAAATAGATGAAGGCCAGTGATGGATGATGACTTAGATTTTTGTGATGATAACAGTACggtcatgttttttattttatgaggGTGAAGATagtgctgctgctgctgctgatgatgatgatattggtgattatggtcataaagatgatgataatgatgatgatattgatgatgatggtgattttgattttggtggtggtgatgatgacaatgatgatgctggtgattatgatgatggtgatgatcatgatgatgatgatcatcatcatcatgaatagatggtgatagtgatggtgctggtgatgacgatggtgttggtgatgatgatggtcatgttggtggtgatgaagatgattagtAAATACATGGTCTAAACCTTAAAGTATAAACAACAATTTACAAGATGCTCTTTTCACCTACCTCCCCAATTCCTCGCTTATagtatcatcatctttacctAACCTGTTATTAATCTTCCAGTAACCTGTCTCTATTGTAGATTTGATGGAATTTAAAGTAAATTTGACATTCAGTTCTATTAGCAATTCTTATTTATCAGCTGATGATGAAGGTATTACTATATCCATGAATATTATGATTTATATCAATTAGTCTCCAAGTATTTGTCAGAACTTTTTGAATCATTATTCTAGAAATGGTGAAAATTGTAAAGTAGAAATTTACCATTCTCTGTGCTCGCCAGGTTTCACCACCTGCTGTTGGCTTTATCAGCCAAGGGAGCACCAGGCACAATTTATTTGCATAATGTTACAGTTTATCAATTTCTCATGTTTCCTCCTAACAATTTCAATGTTAAATGTTAGGCTGGAAACAGTTAATTCCCTATTATAAACTGATTGATTGTTTGTTCAACAGCAACAGTTTCTTGCTGTTCTGAACAGTTTGTAAATACGTCAAGGTACAGTCCCCCCCCCTATGACCTGCGGTATCCGCATAAATCATTCGATCTGTATCCTTGATCTGCTTCAGTGTCTGTACAACAAAGATATTGATGCTATCTGGTTTGTACATAGCTAGTTCTTGAAAAAGAGAAGTGGCACAGATATGTATCTTGTTTCTTTGAAACATTTCTTGAAATGCCACATGTCTAGAGCCTTTTagtaaaaaatcaaacattataCTGAGTTGGGATTGCTTTTTGTaaacctttctttctttctgatcTAATATTTGCTATTTGATTTGGAATTCCTTTCTAAAATCTGAATAATAAAATGCAAGAATTCTACATCTAGTTATTCCTGATCTTTATTGTTAACTGGAAAGTTAACATTTCCGGGTATTACTCACTGATTTTTGCAACTACCCAATTATGAAAATGTACCTGACTTCAGTATTGAGGATTGTATGTTTTTGTGTGATACCAACCCCTTTATCAGTTAACATCATGACATAATTCTCGACAACGGAATTTGTGATAAATAAGAATGGATATATGTACGTGCATGTTGCACAATCAagtttcttttccattttctctTCTTACTGCACCTGGATATCGCTCTTGTTGTTGTGCGGCCATTCCACTACCACTATTCTCTCTTACTACTATGACTTCTCAGACTGAAACctgggggggtgtttcacaaagatttaagtatgacttagagtcgcacttaaatgtctagttgcgcgcagtataaaaggcatgacagcattggtcagatcatgccaagaggatgcgcactactgcgtattgatcaataagattgcgcgttgcatatcatgtacgcgtcgacatttaagtgcgacctaagtcatacttaatctttgtgaaacacccacatGGTCACTCCTTACATATATCTTCCTTGCAATATAACCGGCTGCCTTTTAGGGATGGGGGTTCACTACAACCCCATTCTGTGTTTAACTGGTTTCCATTAGTCTGTCTTGGTCCATGCATGGAACCCATTTGCCTGTGACAAAGAATTTTGCTGGCTCAACTTTTGAGAAATAAACAAGTTTTCAGGTCGTTCTAGCCACTTTCAATGTGGGAGCTTGTGCTTTCCTTCATCTCATCCCGTATTCTTTTGGATAAACCTTGTGTAGTGTACATACTGTTCCCCTGAAGCAATGTGGTATTGGCTTCTATTATCACCTTGTCTGCAAATCTGAGAAACTTGGCCTTGGTAGGACATGGTTTGTGGAGAGTGTGGATACGATGAACTTGTGAGAAATTGTATGAGAgatttgttcaaaatttccTTTGTGTTTCCTTCTGGCATCCCCAGGAAAACAATGTTCTCTTGCACTATGTATGAGGAAAGTATATCATTTAAAATTGGGCTTTCAGTTTTTCCCTCCTCCAACTCACTTTCTTATTGTAGATCACATTCACTGCCAATTCTTGTATTTCTTTCGCTTGAAAAGTTACAAATGGAATCAGTTCTTTAAAACTGCTAACAACTGTTCAttgatttttcaaagaaatcatcTGAATGTCTTCATACAGATGACATGCCATAGTTGGTCTTGGCTGGATTGAGTAGATATTACCGTGATACCATACATATATATGAAACAGTTAGGGAGAGGGTATGAAGCACATCCTTACTCATTGATAGTCATCGAAATATAGtttgtgatgattatgatgatgatgattatgatgatgatcgtgatgttgatgatggtgatagttgTTGATGATGACATCTACTTTGATTACTATgtgcaatcaatcattcaaaGTCAACtatatgatcaatcataaagCTTTGTGGTGCAAGACAAGACCAATTTCTAAGAAGCATCCTTGAAATTATATTCAATTAGTGACTAAATAttgcaacagaaaaaaaattttgtCACTTGGCGTATACATTGTCTCACTGAATaatactctttattttttctcattttgctaTATAGCAGAACAAGGGAGAGAATGCTGGAAGAGGGATGAATGGATTCTGACCAATATAAACGACTTATTGACCTTGCAATGGATCAGGCTAAAGAGAAGGCTGTGAAAGTAATGGATGAATCAGAAGGTAAGTCAAGAGCATGCATCTTATTCAATCCAATGACTATCCCGCTACCTATACAGCCAGCAGGCTTATGATAGAAAAAGTAAATCTATtcatcagggccctgttgtacaaagagttatgattgatccgatcaatgtaactctatggaaatccatcagtgtcataattttttgtaaaaaatttgCACAACGTCCTTTTTaggcaaagagaagcgcagtgaattttcaagaaaacaatcaatgcatgaatatacatcacagctttaaaatattttgaacaaacatgcataatagatgttgtcGTTGCTGGTCGTCCATATTCGcgaattgatcggatcaatcttaactctgtgtacaacagggccctggacTTGAAACAGAGGACAGTTTCACGTCCAATCCAggacgcttcttcagctcttcTGAATCAAGCCAGCAGGCTTGATTACTGGTATTAATGACGGTTCTTTGATCAACAGATCTTGCTATTAAGCATTTATGCAGTAGCCTTTGTACTACAAGCTGTGGATATGGGAATTTCAGTGTAAGATCCATCCCACATTTGTGGGTATTTTGGCAGATAATCGATTTGCCCGAGATTAATACTGCAGGCAAACTCTGAAACCTATTACATCTAATAGGGTAATAGTGAAAAATTAAAAGCAGAAAAGACAACAAACTCTATCCAGATTCAACTCCAATTATGACCCAAACCCACTTAGTTactacaaattttcatttattattcgCATATACAGCGCATGCAGAGGAAATGGTTTTGCTAAGGCTGTGACATTTGACCTGTCCAATTACTTTATGCAAAAATAGGACAAATTtgccaatgtaaaaaaaatccaaaattgAAGGTATCCTATGATGAAATTgcacattattttttcaagatttttttttctacgttGTAGAGGAAAATGTAATAGATATATCAACAAGAAGAtataatttatctttaatgtatTACTTCATGTTTCATAACAACTGCTTTAAATTACAAATTTCATGACCATTGAGCTGTAAAAGTAATGTGtgaataaattgtttttttctctcttttctgaCATTAAAAATGTCTTTACCTGAGGAAGAATCATCCTTGCTCTTGATGTATGTACATACAATGGTGCAATCCcatcaaataaaagaattgaaaaatgattatttaaacGTTTAATTTGTTTCCTTCGTCCATGTATCACTGTAAGATTATGAATGGTTTTGAAAAAGCATTGTGTTGAAACACTATTTTATCCTTTCACTTTACATCTGCAGTCATGTGACTCATGGATACACCCCCATCTTCCAAGcatgaatgagagagaaagtCTACCAGGAAAGGACATGCCTTAATCACCCTTTACATAGAATGTCGGGTTTGTTcagggctccataacacaaatgtttgcaatcaatcgctttattgcaatgaccaatcaagatcattgttgcatgcaCCAGGAGCCAATCAGAatagttgttttatttttgcattcaATCACAAACTGTTGTGTTATATAGCCCTGTTGTGTAGAGAAGCAAACACCATGTTTTACGTATTTTGTAATGGATTTTAATATGATATTTGTATAGCTCCAAGgagcaggtccaagctatcATCTCAAAATAAGAATGTTTCCATATGATTTGAAATCATTTGCAAATATTGTAGGGTAAATCTTTGATACATAACTCTTGGGATACTTTTTTTAGCTCACCAGCCAAAGTTTGATACAATATATTACAGTTTACATTGCATCTTATGGAAATTAATAATCAGAGCTCTTCTTTTTTCAATGTCTCATTTGGGGGTGAATTTGCTTTGAGTATTGTGAGACGGGTATTTGGGAGGTTggcaagacccccccccccccctgagttGGCAACAATCAAATCAACAAGCATGTCACCCATGATGTACAGTAATCTACAAAGTTAtgtatttgaaaatttattctTGATTAATTTATTGTGCTagtttatgcataaaatcaggATTTAACTGTAAGTCTATTATTAATAAAGCccttaaaatgcttctttttttgttcagaGATTAGTAATTGGTATCAGAAGAgtttttcttatatatttcattgggttttttaaaaaattattatatattgtGCTGTTTCAAAGGAAATTGTCAGCAACACtcttctgataaaaaaatatgaaattaatggatattaaacagaaaaaaaaattattgatatagGATAGAAACAGAATAGGCATTGGAGGTGTACTAGAAATcacattttgaacatttttttagcATAATGTTTGTAAATTTCAGTAACGCATACCCAGTCatcacaaatttggtatcaaaactTGCGCAATACtgagaaaaagtcatgaaaCATTACATTACGgataaattgcaaaaataaaaatctcaGGGGGCTTTACACCCCCTATCTTTTTATGGTTAAGCTTCATAAAACAGTATGGTATCAAGGCCTATATAGTAACTATTTATGGAGTTAAATTGcttttcaatattatcatttttatattattaaaaCGGTATGGTATCAAGGCCTATAGTAACTATTTAAGGAGTTAAATTGCTTTTCAatattatctttatattt containing:
- the LOC121418591 gene encoding octopamine receptor beta-2R-like; amino-acid sequence: MDDLYTAQMDNTLNVTTAFQPTLPLIYTSQTHVEVIASLTITIGILGIVGNLMVFLAVALSKGLQNSTNVFVVSLSISDFISAITLPFQGASVLSESGWPFRKGLCSLVGALFIWTNSTSILTLTAIAVNRYIVITKTKRVQQRIYTHCGNIFMVALLWMFPFLVLVTPQLIPATGDIVYDPVFRSCIWDLEHPLAIVFQSIGSVIFISCSIIIAYCYAAIYRCVRRHVKKTGNTLRESSENLEMKDQTNRKMPSKGPSIKQINITKNLAVIVVVFFICVLPYTLNLFASMYGLYTAYLAVLVVLPNCLNPMIYAARHPRFKVVFKCMLTCRFWDIPHPSEWLKALLHNTGSANRTTQSSSTV